The Henckelia pumila isolate YLH828 chromosome 2, ASM3356847v2, whole genome shotgun sequence genome includes a window with the following:
- the LOC140877601 gene encoding uncharacterized protein: protein MIEFMCNGTFEDKNPNEAMEYLESLAENAQNWDNIGSIEPPSKTNNSTNGGGIYHLKDDILFHKHTILVGEIIPILVGGTEKGKFPSQPQPNPKNQNQEKFDQVKSVITLRSGKIVNDPYSEPIEVHNEIPVILGRPFLATSNALINCRNGIMKLSFGNMTLELNVFNLCKQPSINEDEDDNAIETIVEENIHQEFANIVNFLVTNKMPSHWSSQDKNKFLKEVKKFYWDDPYLFKYCPDQIFRRCIPDNEACGGHFSSKKTAAKIFQCGFYWPSLFKDTHSFCKSCENCQKMGSISKRNMMPLNPIMIIEIFDSWGIDFMGPFPLSFGFTYILVAVDYVSKWIEAIACRTNDHKVVIKFLKENIFSRFGIPRAIISDGGSHFINKSFSSLLRKYGITHKVSTPYHPQTNGQE, encoded by the exons atgatagaattcatgtgtaatggaacttttgaagataaaaacccaaatgaagctatggaatatttggagtcattagcagaaaatgctcaaaattgggataatataggctcaattgaaccaccaagtaaaaccaataattcaacaaatgggggtggtatttatcatcttaaagatgat atcctttttcacaaacatacaatcctggttggagaaatcatcccaattttagttggaggaac tgaaaaaggaaaatttccatctcaaccacaacctaatcctaaaaatcaaaatcaagaaaaatttgatcaagtaaaatctgttattactcttagaagtggtaaaatagttaatgatccatatagtg aaccaatagaagtacataacgaaattccagtaatattgggacgtccatttctagcaacttcaaatgctttaattaattgtcgaaatggaataatgaaattgtcttttggaaatatgactttagaacttaatgtgttcaatttatgtaaacaaccaagtattaatgaagatgaagatgataatgcaatagaaacaattgtggaagaaaatatacaccaaga gtttgctaatattgtaaattttcttgtgacaaataaaatgccttctcattggagttcacaagataaaaataaattcttgaaagaggtcaaaaaattttattgggatgatccttatttgtttaagtattgtcctgatcaaatttttcgacgatgcatacccgacaatgag gcatgtggaggtcatttttcgtcaaagaaaacagctgcaaaaatctttcaatgtggattttattggccttctttattcaaagatacacattcattttgcaaatcttgtgaaaattgtcagaaaatgggttcaatttcaaaacgaaacatgatgcctttaaatccaatcatgattattgaaatatttgacagttggggaatagattttatgggtccatttccattatcttttggattcacttatattttagtagctgtcgattatgtttcaaaatggattgaagcaattgcatgtagaactaatgatcataaagttgtgataaaatttttgaaagaaaatatttttagtcgatttggaatacctagagctataataagtgatgggggaagtcattttataaataaatcattttcttcgttgttaagaaaatatggtattacacataaagtttctactccatatcaccctcaaacgaatggtcag